The following coding sequences lie in one Acidobacteriota bacterium genomic window:
- a CDS encoding HK97 family phage prohead protease, giving the protein MEHESRTVEIRFESDAERMSPGRLVGVLLPYGERASDRPEVFEAGALHWPADGVLLRAMHKRQDPIARFIPEATETEVRVSIELPDTTAGRDAATNVRAGVLRGLSVEFRAEKETRRDGLRVIQRARLVGAGLVDSGAYSGATVEARGKAKRRRLWL; this is encoded by the coding sequence ATGGAACACGAAAGCCGAACGGTTGAAATCCGGTTTGAGTCTGATGCCGAGCGCATGAGTCCCGGCCGCCTGGTGGGCGTCTTGCTGCCCTACGGCGAGCGGGCGAGCGACCGGCCGGAAGTGTTTGAGGCCGGGGCCTTGCATTGGCCGGCCGATGGCGTCTTGCTGAGGGCCATGCACAAGCGGCAAGATCCCATTGCGCGGTTCATTCCCGAGGCCACGGAAACCGAGGTCCGGGTATCGATCGAGCTGCCGGACACCACGGCCGGCAGGGACGCGGCCACAAACGTCCGGGCGGGTGTCCTGCGGGGCCTGTCTGTTGAGTTCCGGGCCGAAAAGGAGACGCGCCGGGACGGGCTGCGGGTAATCCAGCGGGCGCGCCTGGTGGGCGCTGGTCTGGTGGATTCGGGGGCCTACTCGGGCGCAACGGTGGAGGCCAGGGGCAAGGCCAAGAGGCGGCGGTTATGGCTGTAA
- a CDS encoding type II toxin-antitoxin system PemK/MazF family toxin — protein sequence MRGVIFEPLDVAVVPFPFTDRRRTKRRPALIVSSAIFNRTHEQSILAMITTAGRDWPSDVAIQGWRQACLNVPCKVRFKLFTLDDALIVRKLGALSKQDGEAMKRALGHVVAGSV from the coding sequence ATGCGTGGCGTGATCTTTGAGCCCCTCGATGTAGCCGTCGTCCCTTTTCCCTTCACCGACCGCCGACGCACGAAACGCCGGCCGGCCCTGATAGTCTCATCGGCAATCTTCAATCGGACTCATGAACAATCCATCCTGGCAATGATAACCACAGCCGGGCGCGATTGGCCGAGCGACGTAGCAATTCAGGGCTGGCGGCAGGCCTGCCTCAATGTTCCTTGCAAGGTCCGCTTCAAGCTCTTCACCCTGGATGATGCTCTGATTGTCCGTAAGCTCGGGGCGTTGTCGAAACAAGATGGGGAAGCGATGAAGAGAGCCCTCGGGCACGTCGTGGCAGGCAGTGTGTAG
- a CDS encoding HNH endonuclease signature motif containing protein, with amino-acid sequence MDRAGSRFYASIRGRRWDRVRRRELKRTGYRCERCGKAGRLEVHHKRPLHRGGDAYAADNLAVLCRRCHIEAHRRPLSDEAQRWADLLRGVFLAGKI; translated from the coding sequence ATGGATCGGGCGGGCTCGAGGTTCTATGCCAGCATCCGGGGCCGGCGCTGGGATCGGGTCCGCCGGCGCGAACTCAAGCGCACCGGCTACCGCTGCGAGCGGTGCGGCAAGGCTGGCCGTCTCGAGGTCCACCACAAGCGGCCGCTGCACCGGGGCGGGGATGCCTACGCGGCCGATAACCTGGCCGTCCTTTGTCGGCGCTGTCATATTGAGGCGCACCGGCGACCCCTGAGTGATGAGGCGCAACGGTGGGCCGACCTGCTGAGGGGGGTTTTTCTTGCAGGGAAGATTTAA
- a CDS encoding nucleoside hydrolase produces MLDSDPGIDDAMAILLAAQSPELRIEAITVVSGNVLVDQGVENALKLVELAGRTEIPVARGEKCPLRKKLITAPIVHGRNGLGETELPSPAKTAESGHAVDLIVDLVRAHPGQITLLPLGPLTNIARVLLKRPDIAEQIPEIILMGGSIEGGNATPAAEANIYNDPEAAKIVFESGIPITMVGLGATHQTLLQRSHTAALADHRSPIARYVAQLADFYLAFSESIGFEGGALHDPLAVGLAVDSSLATESRPMHIAVETRGRLTYGETVANRYLLRESIEDSGDHYVLTGLEPVEPNAQVPVLIDADRFLQFFMDRICAPPRAPE; encoded by the coding sequence ATTCTCGATTCGGACCCCGGCATTGACGATGCCATGGCCATCCTTTTGGCGGCCCAGTCCCCGGAATTGCGAATCGAGGCGATTACCGTGGTCTCCGGAAACGTGCTGGTGGACCAGGGTGTGGAGAATGCGCTCAAGCTGGTCGAACTGGCCGGCCGGACCGAGATCCCGGTGGCCAGGGGAGAGAAATGCCCACTCCGGAAAAAGCTGATCACGGCCCCCATCGTGCATGGCAGGAACGGTCTCGGAGAGACGGAATTGCCTTCCCCGGCCAAGACCGCCGAGTCGGGTCACGCCGTGGATCTGATCGTCGATCTCGTCCGCGCCCACCCCGGGCAAATCACCCTGCTGCCCCTGGGACCACTGACCAATATCGCTCGGGTCCTGCTCAAGCGACCGGACATCGCAGAACAGATACCCGAGATCATCCTGATGGGCGGCTCTATCGAAGGAGGAAACGCCACCCCTGCCGCCGAGGCCAACATCTACAACGATCCGGAGGCCGCCAAGATCGTCTTCGAGTCGGGCATTCCCATCACCATGGTGGGTCTGGGCGCCACTCATCAAACCCTGTTGCAACGATCCCATACGGCTGCTCTCGCCGACCATCGATCACCCATCGCACGCTATGTGGCTCAATTGGCCGATTTCTACCTCGCTTTTTCCGAGAGCATCGGCTTTGAAGGAGGCGCGCTCCACGATCCGCTGGCAGTGGGTTTGGCAGTGGATTCGTCCCTGGCCACGGAGAGTCGTCCCATGCATATCGCCGTGGAGACCCGGGGGCGATTGACCTACGGCGAAACGGTGGCCAATCGCTATCTGCTCAGGGAATCCATAGAAGACTCCGGAGACCACTACGTTCTTACCGGGCTCGAGCCTGTTGAACCCAATGCCCAGGTTCCAGTGCTGATCGACGCCGACCGGTTCCTGCAGTTCTTCATGGACCGGATCTGCGCCCCGCCGCGGGCTCCGGAGTGA
- a CDS encoding pentapeptide repeat-containing protein yields the protein MQLAKAAEVQADTSQRGLLNERYQRSAEMLGSKVMAVRLGGIFALHRLGKHDPEQYHVQTMRLLSSFVCYPTEEARSTDREDVRVALAVIGTRNKADIALERKEAYRVFLISADLSNMILRGPNLTGAKLIGANLTNTFLGTANLTGVHLFDANLTRTDLSRTRGLTQFQLDEACADPAGPPKLGSLCDARTGEPLVWNDNPCS from the coding sequence ATGCAGCTAGCGAAGGCTGCCGAAGTCCAAGCTGATACTTCGCAGCGCGGGCTACTGAACGAGCGTTACCAAAGGAGCGCAGAAATGCTTGGCAGCAAGGTGATGGCTGTCCGCTTGGGAGGCATATTTGCGCTGCATCGTTTGGGCAAACACGACCCAGAGCAATACCATGTCCAAACAATGCGGCTATTGAGTTCGTTCGTGTGCTACCCAACTGAGGAAGCTAGATCAACGGACCGCGAGGATGTTCGGGTCGCATTGGCGGTTATCGGTACCCGGAACAAAGCCGATATTGCACTTGAGAGGAAAGAGGCATATCGTGTGTTCCTGATTTCTGCAGACCTGTCCAACATGATCCTGCGAGGGCCAAACCTGACCGGTGCGAAGCTGATAGGTGCAAACCTAACCAATACATTTTTGGGCACGGCCAACCTAACCGGTGTCCACCTATTCGACGCGAATCTGACCAGGACGGATCTCTCCCGAACGAGAGGCCTAACCCAATTTCAGCTCGATGAAGCGTGCGCTGATCCAGCCGGTCCACCCAAGTTAGGTAGCCTTTGTGATGCCAGAACTGGTGAGCCTTTAGTTTGGAATGACAATCCTTGCAGTTAG
- a CDS encoding AbrB/MazE/SpoVT family DNA-binding domain-containing protein, with translation MLTVTVSAFAGTYSSCNCVSTHRRPIPRARFIPAAIASTDNGRFFRQHWRENWSEGQNSQVGFTNQFRYALLSVGSELQRNRNMQLSMITRRGQTTIPKRIREAANLHVGDVISFEIEDDHLVVRKVTPGQDNYLKSLSKVLDEWSSPEDEHAWRDL, from the coding sequence GTGCTTACGGTCACCGTAAGTGCTTTTGCCGGCACCTACTCCTCCTGTAATTGCGTTTCAACCCACCGTAGGCCAATTCCCCGGGCGCGTTTCATTCCGGCTGCCATCGCGTCCACCGACAATGGGCGTTTTTTCCGTCAGCACTGGCGCGAGAACTGGTCGGAAGGGCAGAACAGCCAGGTTGGATTTACCAATCAGTTCCGGTATGCCTTACTATCTGTAGGATCAGAACTTCAGAGAAATAGGAACATGCAACTCTCAATGATTACAAGGCGCGGCCAGACGACCATCCCCAAGCGCATCCGTGAGGCGGCCAACCTGCACGTTGGTGATGTGATTTCTTTCGAGATCGAGGACGATCATCTAGTGGTACGCAAGGTGACGCCGGGGCAGGACAACTATCTGAAGTCTCTCTCCAAGGTTCTTGACGAATGGTCCTCGCCCGAAGACGAGCATGCGTGGCGTGATCTTTGA